A single window of Chloracidobacterium thermophilum B DNA harbors:
- a CDS encoding VWA domain-containing protein codes for MRQFLFILCCFGFLGGLLCASHQAGVTAQSLPQPTAATGGEEFTLDVVNVSLPVTVIDRQGRFIPNLGQSDFEVFENKRRQPIIAFQRRDGLPLNVAILMDTSTSVRYRLAFEREAITEFLSKLLDNRRDQASFVTFDDEPRIRSGFTNDFQQLARVVNSVTTANGRTALYDTIKKVCLEHMPLASTRRRAILLVTDGGDTASSTTLDEAIAIAQRAEVTIYAISTKGGGVFRVEGNPYFNMDDRNLKRLCKETGGDVFFPSDTKQTKRAFDLAKDYLRNQYFLVYEPNENRNTKHFREIEVRIPKHRDARVLTRRGYFPGALATEVK; via the coding sequence ATGCGCCAGTTTTTGTTCATACTCTGCTGCTTTGGCTTTCTGGGCGGACTGCTCTGCGCGTCACACCAGGCTGGCGTGACGGCCCAGAGCCTTCCTCAGCCGACGGCGGCCACCGGTGGGGAAGAGTTTACCCTCGACGTGGTCAACGTCTCCCTGCCAGTGACGGTCATTGACCGGCAGGGGCGCTTCATTCCCAACCTGGGGCAGTCTGACTTTGAAGTGTTTGAAAACAAGCGTCGGCAACCCATTATTGCCTTCCAGCGCCGGGACGGACTCCCACTCAACGTGGCCATTCTCATGGACACCAGCACAAGCGTGCGTTACCGCCTGGCCTTTGAGCGCGAAGCCATCACGGAATTCCTGAGCAAGCTGCTGGACAACCGCCGCGACCAGGCTTCGTTTGTCACCTTTGATGATGAGCCACGGATTCGGTCCGGCTTTACCAACGACTTCCAGCAACTGGCCCGGGTCGTCAACAGCGTTACGACCGCCAACGGTCGGACAGCACTTTACGACACCATCAAAAAGGTTTGCCTGGAGCACATGCCTTTGGCCAGCACACGGCGGCGCGCCATCCTGCTCGTCACCGATGGCGGCGATACGGCCAGCAGCACAACCCTGGACGAAGCCATTGCCATTGCCCAGCGGGCGGAAGTGACCATCTATGCCATCAGTACCAAGGGCGGCGGCGTGTTTCGCGTTGAAGGCAACCCCTACTTCAACATGGACGACCGCAACCTCAAGCGCCTGTGCAAGGAAACCGGAGGGGATGTCTTTTTCCCCAGCGATACCAAACAGACCAAACGGGCTTTTGACCTAGCCAAAGATTACTTGCGCAACCAGTATTTCCTCGTCTATGAACCAAACGAAAACAGAAACACCAAACACTTCCGGGAAATTGAAGTGCGCATTCCCAAGCACCGGGATGCGCGCGTTCTCACCCGGCGGGGCTATTTTCCGGGTGCGCTGGCAACGGAAGTGAAATAA